A single genomic interval of Gopherus evgoodei ecotype Sinaloan lineage unplaced genomic scaffold, rGopEvg1_v1.p scaffold_92_arrow_ctg1, whole genome shotgun sequence harbors:
- the LOC115644156 gene encoding olfactory receptor 5V1-like — translation MENQTTPTEFILLGFHNIQGLHFLLSWVISIIYIFTILGNMLIIFLSLVEPCLQTPMYFFLGNLSLLDVCLTTTTVPQMLVHLVSGRSSISYARCATQLYFFLFFVGAECMLLATMAYDRYMAICKPLRYTLLMNRKFCVLLMSVSWLSGALNAALHTFLTIHLPFCEANRINYFFCDIPPLLALSCGDISFNITMILVSSIFLGWSPILCIGLSYGYIVSRIVKIHSPEGRSKAFSTCVSHLTAVLLYYGSSIFTYVRPLSSYSLDNDKLISLLYNIITPMLNPLIYTLRNKDVKRAMKKVLVRKMFF, via the coding sequence ATGGAGAATCAAACCACACCaactgaattcatccttcttggaTTTCATAATATTCAGGGGTTACATTTCCTACTGTCTTGGGTTATCTCCATCATCTACATCTTCACCATCTTGGGGAACATgctcatcatcttcctctccttggTGGAACCATGTCTCCAAACCccaatgtacttcttcctgggaaaCCTCTCCCTCCTAGATGTCTGCCTGACCACCACCACTGTCCCCCAGATGCTGGTGCACCTCGTCTCAGGCAGGAGCAGTATCTCCTATGCAAGGTGTGCAACACAACTCTacttcttcctcttttttgtGGGTGCTGAGTGCATGTTGCTGGCCACCATGGCGTACGACCGCTACATGGCCATATGCAAACCCCTGCGCTACACGCTGCTCATGAACAGGAAGTTTTGTGTTCTGCTGATGTCAGTCTCCTGGCTTAGTGGTGCACTCAATGCAGCCTTGCACACATTCCTTACTATCCACCTGCCCTTCTGTGAGGCCAACAGGATCAACTACTTCTTCTGTGATATCCCACCACTGCTGGCTCTTTCCTGTGGAGACATCTCATTCAATATCACCATGATACTGGTCTCCAGCATCTTCTTGGGGTGGAGTCCCATCCTGTGCATTGGACTTTCATATGGGTACATTGTTTCAAGGATAGTGAAGATACATTCCCCTGAGGGGAGGAGTAAGGCCTTCTCCACCTGTGTGTCACATCTCACTGCAGTCCTGCTCTACTATGGAAGTAGTATCTTCACCTATGTCAGACCCCTCTCTAGCTACTCACTGGATAATGACAAGTTAATTTCTCTGCTGTACAACATCATCACCCCCATGTTAAACCCATTGATCTATACTCTGAGGAACAAGGATGTGAAGAGAGCCATGAAAAAGGtcctagtgaggaaaatgttCTTCTAA